Proteins from a genomic interval of Nostoc sp. TCL240-02:
- a CDS encoding SLBB domain-containing protein, translating to MLNTSLFKFLTQPVVGVALLSAVNVAVPFASLAQGQPLPPTTQTPSTQTQLDTNYSLGGGDLIRVNVFEVPEYTGEYQVPPGGAINLPLIGSVSVLGLTTEQAADEIARRYSRFLKRPLISVNLLSPRPINVFVAGEVTRPGAYTLSLSGGAGNNPGVQYPTVLAALTTAQGVTLAADVTQVQLRRKIGRSSEQTVSVNLKELIQTGRLSQDITLRDGDTIVVPTATNFNVAESRNIFASNFAASQTTPRTVTIIGEVNRPGSYLVTPASTDAQGGAATNSGTANPNGLPNVTRVIQLAGGITAQADVRNLKLRRLTRTGSEQAIDINLWQLLQSGDASQDIIVQDGDTIVIPTATEINPAEATQLATTTLSPTRIQVGVVGEVKKPGLTDVQPNSSLNQAILAAGGFNDARASSSAVDLIRLNPNGSVTKRIVKVDFSAGINEQTNPILRNNDVVVVNRSGSAKTGDTINTITGPLGVIFNLLNLFGL from the coding sequence ATGCTTAACACAAGTTTGTTTAAATTCCTAACTCAGCCAGTTGTGGGTGTGGCTTTGTTAAGTGCTGTCAATGTCGCTGTGCCATTTGCGAGTCTAGCTCAGGGACAACCATTACCACCAACTACACAAACACCAAGCACACAAACACAATTAGATACTAATTATTCATTAGGAGGCGGCGATCTCATCCGGGTAAATGTATTTGAAGTACCTGAATATACAGGAGAATACCAAGTTCCCCCAGGTGGAGCAATCAACCTACCTTTAATTGGCAGTGTGTCAGTCCTCGGTCTAACAACGGAACAGGCTGCTGATGAAATTGCTAGAAGATATTCCCGCTTCCTGAAACGTCCCTTGATCTCAGTCAATCTGTTATCGCCTCGCCCCATCAATGTTTTTGTTGCCGGAGAGGTAACACGTCCAGGAGCCTACACTCTGAGTTTGAGCGGAGGTGCAGGGAACAATCCAGGTGTACAATATCCCACTGTATTAGCCGCATTGACAACAGCACAGGGGGTAACCTTGGCTGCCGATGTGACTCAAGTTCAATTACGGCGTAAAATAGGACGTTCTTCAGAGCAAACCGTTAGCGTCAATTTGAAGGAACTTATCCAAACAGGTAGGTTATCACAAGATATTACCTTGCGTGATGGAGACACTATAGTTGTACCAACAGCAACCAACTTCAACGTGGCAGAATCTCGTAATATATTTGCATCTAACTTTGCTGCCAGCCAAACCACGCCTCGCACAGTAACAATTATTGGTGAAGTTAATCGTCCCGGTTCGTATCTTGTCACCCCAGCCAGTACAGATGCTCAGGGGGGCGCAGCAACTAACAGTGGTACTGCTAATCCCAATGGTCTACCAAACGTGACACGGGTTATTCAACTAGCTGGGGGAATTACAGCACAGGCTGATGTTCGTAATCTCAAGCTACGTCGACTTACAAGAACCGGCTCAGAACAAGCTATAGATATTAATCTTTGGCAACTATTGCAGAGTGGCGACGCTAGTCAAGACATCATCGTGCAAGACGGAGATACAATTGTTATTCCGACGGCAACTGAGATTAACCCCGCAGAAGCTACTCAATTAGCTACCACTACTTTGTCTCCTACACGCATTCAAGTTGGTGTGGTAGGCGAAGTTAAAAAACCAGGCTTAACAGATGTTCAGCCGAATAGCTCTTTAAATCAAGCTATACTGGCAGCTGGCGGATTTAATGATGCCAGAGCTAGCAGCAGTGCTGTTGATTTGATTCGCCTCAACCCTAATGGTTCTGTCACTAAACGGATAGTGAAAGTGGATTTTTCTGCTGGCATTAATGAGCAAACTAATCCCATACTCCGCAATAATGATGTTGTGGTAGTCAACAGATCGGGTTCCGCTAAGACTGGCGATACCATAAACACTATAACTGGCCCTCTCGGTGTTATCTTTAATCTTCTGAACTTGTTCGGACTCTAG
- a CDS encoding ABC transporter ATP-binding protein: MKSVADDPDSQLNTSDTPPVVLTSELRKVYRTGFWLNQKIVSLKNCSLTVYKGETFGLLGPNGAGKTTLLKLLLGIIHPTSGRGLLLDKPIGDRSVKQHIGYLPENPYLYDYLTGWEFLQLAAGLFQIPQSVQRQRIPQLLELVGLSQADACKKLLRRYSKGMLQRVGMAQALINEPDLVFLDEPMSGLDPIGRYQMREIILALKAAGKTIFFNSHVLSEVEQICDRIAILAQGELICSGSLNELLGVDNTYHVKGQGGDWEILKKWIPTLRFEPDGSWQGTLQDDYYDFLASVRLMEGKIIAMSLSRYSLEEFFIQQIQRKNNSLN, from the coding sequence ATGAAGTCTGTTGCAGATGACCCTGATTCTCAACTTAATACGTCAGACACTCCGCCAGTAGTCCTAACTTCTGAGTTGCGAAAAGTCTATCGCACTGGTTTTTGGCTAAATCAAAAAATCGTATCTCTCAAAAACTGTTCTTTAACAGTTTACAAAGGCGAAACCTTTGGGTTGCTGGGACCAAACGGTGCTGGTAAAACCACCCTTTTAAAATTGTTGCTGGGAATTATTCATCCCACTTCTGGACGGGGATTGTTATTGGATAAACCTATAGGCGATCGTAGTGTTAAGCAACATATCGGCTATTTGCCAGAAAATCCCTATTTGTATGACTATCTCACTGGCTGGGAATTTTTGCAGCTAGCTGCTGGACTATTCCAAATTCCCCAAAGTGTCCAACGCCAACGCATTCCCCAACTGCTGGAATTAGTGGGTTTATCCCAAGCTGATGCTTGCAAAAAACTATTACGCCGCTACTCAAAAGGAATGCTACAGCGTGTTGGTATGGCACAGGCGCTAATTAACGAGCCAGATTTGGTTTTTCTCGATGAACCAATGTCTGGTCTTGATCCTATAGGACGCTACCAAATGCGAGAAATTATTCTGGCGCTAAAAGCTGCTGGGAAGACGATTTTTTTCAATAGCCATGTTCTTAGTGAAGTAGAACAAATTTGCGATCGCATTGCCATCCTTGCTCAAGGTGAACTAATTTGCTCTGGTTCCCTTAATGAACTTTTAGGCGTAGACAACACATATCATGTAAAAGGTCAAGGCGGTGACTGGGAAATTCTCAAAAAATGGATACCCACTCTCAGATTTGAACCTGATGGTTCCTGGCAAGGTACACTACAAGACGATTACTATGATTTCCTCGCTAGTGTTCGTCTGATGGAAGGTAAAATTATTGCCATGAGCTTGTCGCGTTACTCCCTAGAAGAGTTTTTTATTCAACAAATTCAAAGAAAAAATAACTCACTTAATTAA
- the hisB gene encoding imidazoleglycerol-phosphate dehydratase HisB produces the protein MQISKVNSNYDQLTKTPRIATVRRTTGETDVEVTINLDGRGTCTAATGIPFLDHMLHQIASHGLIDIDVQAKGDLEIDDHHTNEDVGITLGQAFNQALGDRKGIVRFGNFLAPLDEALVQVALDFSGRPHLSYGLQIPTQRVGTYDTQLVREFFVAIVNHSQMTLHIRQLDGINSHHIIEATFKAFARAARLAVEIDPRRAGLIPSSKGVL, from the coding sequence ATGCAAATTAGCAAAGTTAATTCAAATTACGACCAGTTAACAAAAACCCCTCGGATTGCCACTGTTCGCCGTACCACTGGTGAAACTGATGTGGAAGTTACCATCAACCTCGATGGTAGAGGAACTTGCACAGCAGCAACAGGCATTCCGTTTTTAGATCACATGTTGCATCAAATTGCCTCCCACGGTCTGATTGATATAGATGTCCAAGCCAAGGGAGACTTAGAAATTGATGACCATCACACCAACGAAGATGTAGGCATTACCTTGGGTCAAGCTTTCAACCAAGCACTAGGTGACAGAAAAGGTATTGTCCGCTTTGGTAATTTTCTTGCGCCATTGGATGAAGCTTTAGTTCAGGTAGCGCTAGACTTTTCTGGACGGCCTCACCTCAGCTACGGCTTGCAAATTCCTACCCAGCGTGTAGGAACTTATGACACCCAACTCGTGCGCGAATTCTTTGTGGCGATCGTGAACCATAGCCAAATGACACTGCACATTCGGCAACTGGATGGCATTAATTCCCATCACATTATAGAGGCGACATTTAAAGCCTTTGCAAGGGCAGCACGGTTAGCAGTGGAAATTGATCCCCGTCGTGCTGGCTTAATTCCCAGTTCTAAAGGCGTTCTATAA
- the fabI gene encoding enoyl-ACP reductase FabI produces MLNLTGKNALVTGIANNRSIAWGIAQQLHKAGANLGITYLPDERGKMEKKVAELVEPLNPSLFLPCNVQDEEQIQSTFETIREQWGKLDILIHCLAFASKDDLSGDFSQTSRSGFNTALEISTYSLVQLSGAAKPLMTEGGSIVTLTYLGGVRAIPNYNVMGVAKAGLEMSVRYLAAELGPQNIRVNAISAGPIRTLASSAVGGILDMIHHVEEVAPLRRTVTQLEVGNAAAFLCSDLSSGITGQVLYVDAGYEIMGM; encoded by the coding sequence ATGCTGAATCTGACTGGAAAAAATGCTCTTGTTACAGGTATTGCCAATAACCGCTCGATCGCCTGGGGCATCGCCCAACAGCTGCATAAAGCCGGAGCAAACCTGGGTATTACTTATCTGCCGGATGAACGCGGCAAAATGGAGAAAAAAGTCGCGGAGTTAGTAGAACCTCTCAATCCAAGCTTATTTCTTCCCTGTAATGTCCAAGATGAGGAACAGATTCAATCTACCTTTGAGACAATCCGCGAGCAATGGGGGAAGTTAGATATCCTCATCCATTGTTTGGCTTTTGCCAGCAAAGACGATTTGAGTGGAGATTTTAGCCAAACCTCTCGTTCTGGCTTTAACACCGCCTTAGAAATCAGTACCTACTCGCTGGTGCAGTTAAGTGGTGCAGCTAAACCTTTAATGACAGAGGGAGGTAGTATCGTCACGCTGACATATTTAGGCGGTGTTAGAGCAATTCCTAACTACAACGTTATGGGAGTTGCCAAGGCAGGATTAGAAATGAGTGTGCGTTACCTAGCTGCTGAACTAGGGCCGCAAAATATCCGCGTCAATGCCATCTCCGCAGGCCCCATCCGCACCTTGGCATCTTCAGCAGTGGGTGGAATTTTGGATATGATTCATCATGTAGAAGAAGTAGCTCCCCTACGCCGTACCGTCACTCAGCTAGAAGTCGGCAACGCTGCCGCTTTCTTGTGTAGTGATTTGTCCAGTGGTATTACCGGACAAGTTCTATATGTAGATGCAGGATATGAAATTATGGGAATGTAA
- the ntcA gene encoding global nitrogen regulator NtcA — protein sequence MIVTQDKALANVFRQMATGAFPPVVETFERNKTIFFPGDPAERVYFLLKGAVKLSRVYEAGEEITVALLRENSVFGVLSLLTGNKSDRFYHSVAFTPVELLSAPIEQVEQALKENPELSMLMLRGLSSRILQTEMMIETLAHRDMGSRLVSFLLILCRDFGVPCADGITIDLKLSHQAIAEAIGSTRVTVTRLLGDLREKKMISIHKKKITVHKPVTLSRQFT from the coding sequence ATGATCGTGACACAAGATAAAGCCCTAGCAAATGTATTTCGTCAGATGGCGACCGGGGCGTTTCCGCCAGTTGTGGAAACGTTTGAACGCAATAAAACGATCTTTTTTCCTGGCGATCCTGCCGAACGAGTTTATTTTCTTTTGAAAGGTGCTGTTAAACTTTCTAGGGTGTACGAGGCAGGAGAGGAAATAACAGTAGCATTGCTTCGGGAAAATAGTGTTTTTGGTGTTTTGTCATTGCTGACAGGAAATAAGTCGGATAGGTTTTACCATTCGGTTGCATTTACGCCTGTTGAATTACTGTCAGCCCCAATTGAACAAGTAGAGCAAGCACTCAAGGAAAATCCAGAATTATCAATGTTAATGCTGCGGGGTCTGTCTTCGCGCATTTTACAAACAGAGATGATGATTGAAACTCTCGCTCACCGAGATATGGGTTCCAGGTTGGTGAGTTTTTTGTTAATTCTTTGTCGCGATTTTGGCGTTCCTTGTGCTGATGGGATCACTATCGATCTGAAGTTATCTCATCAGGCGATCGCAGAAGCAATTGGTTCAACCCGTGTTACCGTTACTAGGCTACTAGGGGATTTGCGTGAGAAAAAGATGATTTCTATCCACAAAAAGAAGATTACTGTGCATAAACCTGTTACCTTAAGTAGGCAATTCACATAA
- a CDS encoding DUF3084 domain-containing protein has translation MTTGYILIAAILILGGVIATVGDRIGTRVGKARLSLFNLRPKNTAVVVTIFTGGLISASTLGILFAADEGLRKGVFELEDIQTDLRQKREQLKTAETQKSQVESELNQARVAQTKAQQDLQAINQSLQAVNAKQLQTQAQLNRTISQQAQTQTQLQRTQGQLGQVVTQYQKAINELQSVSNQRKELQAAVELLKTERQRLYAEAKKAIDEAKTAIEKRDRELANRQEAIEVRDRKIGQLDELIQKRNVEVAAREQVIAKRESRLKELEAQQEQLELEVARLEKYYQSYRDLRLGKLALIRGQVLSAAVIRVNQPAAARRAVVQLLQEANRNANLGLSEPGANPANVELLRVTQDRIDQLSKQISDGQEYVVRIFSAGNYVRGEKQIEFFADTARNQLVFSGGAVLATTSADSKTMTSYQLQQRLEILISASQFRARNAGIVEDVQVEGTFLRFVAQLRQYNQPLEIKAIAAEDTYTAGPLRVKLLAIVNGKIIFST, from the coding sequence ATGACCACCGGATACATCCTCATCGCAGCAATTTTAATTTTGGGAGGCGTAATTGCCACCGTGGGCGATCGCATCGGCACACGAGTTGGCAAAGCTCGCCTCTCACTTTTTAACCTTCGCCCAAAAAATACTGCTGTCGTGGTAACTATTTTCACGGGCGGTTTGATTTCAGCATCAACGTTAGGAATTTTATTCGCTGCCGACGAAGGCTTGCGAAAGGGAGTCTTTGAATTAGAAGATATTCAAACAGACCTCAGACAAAAGCGGGAACAGCTAAAAACCGCAGAAACTCAGAAAAGTCAGGTAGAAAGCGAGCTAAATCAAGCAAGAGTTGCCCAAACAAAAGCACAACAAGACTTGCAAGCAATTAATCAATCTTTACAAGCGGTCAATGCCAAACAACTCCAAACACAAGCTCAGTTAAACCGCACCATTAGTCAACAAGCCCAAACTCAAACTCAGCTGCAACGCACTCAAGGTCAGCTAGGACAAGTTGTAACTCAGTACCAAAAAGCTATAAATGAGTTGCAAAGCGTTTCTAATCAGAGAAAAGAGCTACAGGCGGCAGTTGAACTATTGAAGACAGAACGACAACGACTGTACGCTGAAGCGAAAAAAGCGATTGACGAAGCCAAAACAGCGATTGAAAAACGCGATCGCGAACTTGCTAACCGTCAAGAAGCCATAGAAGTGCGCGATCGCAAAATTGGCCAACTAGATGAACTAATTCAAAAGCGTAACGTAGAAGTTGCAGCACGAGAGCAAGTAATCGCTAAACGGGAATCGCGCCTCAAAGAATTGGAAGCACAGCAGGAGCAATTAGAACTCGAAGTTGCAAGGCTGGAAAAATATTATCAGTCCTACCGCGACCTACGTCTAGGTAAACTGGCCTTAATTCGCGGTCAAGTTCTGTCTGCTGCTGTAATTCGTGTTAACCAACCTGCTGCTGCTCGTCGGGCAGTGGTACAACTTTTACAAGAAGCCAATCGCAACGCCAACCTCGGATTAAGTGAGCCTGGGGCGAATCCTGCCAATGTAGAGCTACTGCGTGTGACTCAAGATAGGATTGACCAATTGAGCAAGCAGATTAGCGATGGTCAAGAATACGTGGTAAGAATTTTCTCGGCTGGTAATTACGTCAGGGGAGAAAAGCAGATAGAGTTTTTCGCCGATACAGCCCGAAATCAATTGGTTTTTTCGGGAGGCGCAGTGCTAGCTACAACTAGTGCTGATTCCAAAACCATGACATCTTATCAGTTACAGCAACGGCTGGAAATACTAATTTCTGCTTCCCAATTTCGGGCTCGTAATGCCGGAATTGTCGAAGATGTGCAAGTAGAGGGAACTTTCTTGCGCTTTGTTGCCCAATTAAGACAGTATAATCAACCCTTGGAGATCAAAGCGATCGCAGCAGAGGACACTTATACAGCCGGGCCATTGAGAGTAAAATTATTGGCAATAGTTAACGGAAAAATTATTTTTAGTACTTAA
- a CDS encoding pre-16S rRNA-processing nuclease YqgF has translation MTLREFSPTQPVILGFDPGRDKCGLAVMGLDRQLYYHQVVLAKEAIANIEILRQKFPISLMVMGDQTTAKQWRQKLYQELTEPLSIILVDERYTTLEARDRYWQMFPPKGLTKLLPQGLRQPPRPIDDIVAILLIERYLNRLTESTLSSQE, from the coding sequence ATGACTTTACGCGAATTTTCACCAACGCAACCAGTCATATTAGGGTTTGATCCAGGTCGAGATAAGTGTGGGTTAGCAGTGATGGGACTGGATCGGCAATTGTATTATCATCAAGTCGTGCTAGCAAAAGAGGCGATCGCTAACATTGAAATACTGCGTCAAAAGTTTCCGATCTCCTTGATGGTGATGGGCGACCAAACTACAGCCAAGCAGTGGAGACAAAAATTATATCAAGAATTGACAGAACCTCTGAGTATTATTTTAGTGGATGAGCGGTACACAACCTTAGAAGCACGCGATCGCTATTGGCAAATGTTCCCACCCAAAGGGCTAACAAAGCTATTGCCACAAGGTCTACGACAGCCTCCAAGACCGATAGATGACATTGTTGCCATTCTCTTAATCGAAAGATACTTAAACCGCCTCACAGAATCAACACTCAGCAGTCAAGAGTGA
- a CDS encoding DUF3146 family protein, whose product MSAKRRLPETIAHVRITRQSWQHGFLEGEVSAGEFEWHFQWHFRRGELAVKPSQGRALIKEPLGRFLEQQDYQLEPGGDYAFTIRAEL is encoded by the coding sequence GTGAGTGCTAAAAGACGACTGCCAGAAACTATTGCCCATGTCAGAATCACTCGCCAATCTTGGCAACACGGCTTCCTTGAGGGTGAAGTGAGTGCAGGTGAGTTTGAGTGGCATTTCCAGTGGCATTTTCGCCGGGGAGAACTTGCCGTCAAGCCTTCCCAGGGCCGCGCTTTAATCAAAGAACCCCTTGGTCGATTTTTGGAGCAACAAGATTATCAGCTAGAGCCTGGAGGAGATTATGCTTTTACGATTCGGGCGGAACTTTAA
- a CDS encoding aldo/keto reductase, which yields METKQLGKNGVFVSAIGLGGMPMSISNRPSESQSIEVIHRALDLDITFIDTADSYCKDESEKHHNERLIHKALTSYKGDVSQVIVATKGGLMRPDGNWTSNGNPEHLRETIRVSFEALGGAKPIDVWQYHSPDSKYTIEESLAPVKEAVETGLIRFVGVSNFSVEQIKRAQDVVDIVSVQNQYSPWQRQPEKDGVLKYCEQQKLTFLPWSPFGGRRRHQDLQDIPAIANLAKEKGVSVYNIVLAWLRSKSPAILPIPGASKVSSIEDSAQAINVKLSEEEVQKIDRAT from the coding sequence ATGGAAACCAAACAGCTAGGAAAAAATGGTGTATTTGTGAGTGCGATTGGTTTGGGTGGTATGCCCATGTCAATCTCTAATCGCCCTTCCGAATCGCAATCAATCGAAGTTATTCATCGGGCTTTGGATTTGGATATTACATTTATTGACACTGCCGACTCTTACTGCAAAGATGAGTCAGAAAAACACCACAACGAGCGACTAATTCACAAGGCGCTTACTAGTTACAAAGGCGATGTTAGCCAAGTAATTGTGGCAACTAAAGGCGGTTTGATGCGTCCCGATGGAAACTGGACAAGCAACGGCAATCCAGAACATTTGCGCGAAACAATTCGAGTCAGTTTTGAGGCGTTAGGTGGTGCTAAACCGATCGATGTTTGGCAATACCACTCACCCGATAGTAAGTACACCATTGAAGAATCCCTTGCGCCAGTGAAAGAAGCAGTGGAGACAGGTTTGATTAGGTTTGTGGGAGTTTCTAACTTTTCCGTTGAACAAATTAAGCGGGCGCAAGATGTAGTAGATATTGTCTCGGTGCAGAATCAATACAGTCCTTGGCAACGACAGCCAGAAAAGGACGGCGTGTTGAAGTATTGCGAACAGCAAAAATTGACATTTTTGCCTTGGAGTCCCTTTGGTGGTAGACGTCGCCATCAGGATTTACAAGATATTCCTGCGATCGCTAACTTAGCCAAAGAAAAAGGTGTGTCAGTATATAATATCGTTCTCGCGTGGTTACGCTCCAAATCGCCCGCTATTTTGCCAATTCCTGGTGCTAGCAAGGTTTCTAGCATTGAAGACTCAGCACAAGCTATTAATGTGAAACTATCTGAAGAAGAAGTACAAAAAATTGATCGAGCAACTTAA
- the psbP gene encoding photosystem II reaction center PsbP yields MWKRIVLILLLVLSFSLSNSDIAAAAGLKSFVDTSDGYQFSYPNGWLQVKVANGPDVVFHDLIEVSENVSVVISPVPEGKTLSELGTPTEVGYKLGKAALAPPDSGRSAELVNAAEREVDGKTYYLLEYEVKLPNKQQRHNIASVAVSRGKLFTLNASIPEKRWQRVKGMIDEVVNSFSVY; encoded by the coding sequence ATGTGGAAAAGAATTGTATTAATTTTGCTATTGGTGTTGAGTTTCAGCCTGAGTAATTCTGATATAGCAGCTGCGGCTGGACTTAAAAGCTTTGTAGACACTAGTGATGGCTATCAGTTTTCATATCCTAATGGTTGGCTACAAGTTAAAGTTGCCAACGGGCCAGATGTGGTTTTCCACGATTTGATTGAGGTGTCTGAAAACGTTTCTGTTGTGATTAGCCCAGTTCCGGAAGGCAAAACTTTATCAGAATTGGGAACTCCAACAGAAGTAGGATATAAGTTGGGAAAAGCTGCTCTTGCACCTCCTGACTCTGGTCGTTCAGCTGAATTAGTCAATGCCGCAGAGCGAGAAGTAGACGGTAAAACCTACTACCTTTTAGAGTATGAGGTTAAACTTCCCAATAAACAGCAAAGGCATAACATTGCCAGCGTCGCTGTTAGCCGTGGCAAACTTTTTACCCTCAACGCCTCAATTCCTGAAAAACGCTGGCAGAGAGTTAAAGGAATGATTGATGAGGTTGTAAATTCATTTTCTGTCTATTAA
- a CDS encoding nucleoside triphosphate pyrophosphatase: MKISPFVLASASPARRRLLQTVGIEPIVRASDFDESQIQLSEPAELVKTLAQYKAETVAPQFESALIMGCDSVLSMNGEIYGKPADTSEAIARWQIMQGSFGDLYTGHALIDLEQNRTIVKSQVTRVYFAQMSDRAIQAYIATGEPLKCAGAFAIEGFGSFFVEKIEGCHSNVIGLSLPLLRQILAELGYDVTDFWQ, encoded by the coding sequence ATGAAAATTTCACCCTTTGTACTTGCCTCAGCTTCCCCAGCTCGTCGCCGCTTGCTGCAAACTGTTGGTATTGAACCGATAGTTCGAGCTAGTGACTTTGACGAGTCACAAATCCAATTAAGTGAACCAGCAGAATTGGTCAAAACTCTTGCCCAATATAAGGCGGAAACTGTAGCCCCGCAGTTTGAATCAGCTTTGATTATGGGTTGTGATTCAGTTTTGTCCATGAATGGTGAAATTTACGGCAAACCAGCAGATACTTCTGAAGCGATCGCCCGTTGGCAGATAATGCAAGGTAGCTTTGGCGACTTGTATACAGGCCACGCCTTAATTGACCTTGAGCAAAACCGCACTATAGTCAAGTCTCAAGTTACAAGAGTTTACTTTGCTCAAATGAGCGATCGCGCCATTCAAGCATATATTGCAACAGGTGAACCACTCAAGTGTGCTGGAGCCTTTGCCATTGAAGGTTTTGGTAGTTTCTTTGTTGAAAAAATTGAAGGCTGTCACAGCAATGTAATAGGACTAAGTTTACCCCTGCTGCGGCAGATATTAGCGGAATTGGGATACGATGTCACTGATTTCTGGCAATAG
- the dhaL gene encoding dihydroxyacetone kinase subunit DhaL: protein MLSQAQILQWLQAYATEIEQNKAYLTELDAAIGDADHGINMDRGFKKVSTQLLTLRDKDISNILKAVSMTLISSIGGASGPLYGTWFLRASTAVVDKQELTEQDVLRLFQAGLDGVLQRGKAQIGDKTMVDVLSPAVVAFGQAVGESKGTLEAMQQAVATAQKGLQETIPMQAKKGRASYLGERSIGHQDPGGTSAYLMLKSLLEVLESGQTTDN from the coding sequence ATGTTGAGTCAGGCGCAGATATTACAATGGTTGCAGGCTTATGCAACCGAGATAGAGCAGAATAAAGCATATTTGACAGAATTAGATGCTGCGATCGGAGATGCTGACCACGGTATAAATATGGATCGCGGCTTTAAAAAGGTAAGTACTCAGTTACTAACTCTTAGAGACAAGGACATCAGCAACATTCTCAAAGCTGTGAGTATGACCTTGATTTCTTCCATTGGCGGTGCTAGTGGCCCTCTTTATGGAACCTGGTTTTTACGAGCTAGTACAGCAGTAGTAGATAAGCAAGAATTAACAGAACAAGATGTGTTAAGGCTATTCCAGGCAGGCTTAGACGGCGTGCTGCAACGTGGCAAAGCGCAAATAGGAGACAAAACAATGGTGGATGTGCTATCTCCGGCTGTAGTCGCTTTTGGGCAAGCTGTAGGAGAAAGTAAGGGAACGCTGGAAGCGATGCAACAGGCTGTAGCAACAGCCCAAAAGGGGTTACAAGAAACTATACCTATGCAGGCCAAAAAGGGACGGGCTAGCTATCTGGGGGAAAGAAGTATCGGACATCAAGATCCAGGAGGGACTTCTGCTTATTTAATGTTGAAAAGTTTGTTAGAGGTGTTGGAAAGTGGCCAAACAACTGACAATTGA
- the dhaK gene encoding dihydroxyacetone kinase subunit DhaK produces the protein MKKLINKPEDFVRESLEGMAAAHSDLIKLNYDPAFVYRADAPIKGKVAIISGGGSGHEPMHAGFVGKGMLDAACPGEVFTSPTPDQMLEAAKRVDGGSGILYIVKNYSGDVMNFEMATELARAEGIRSLNILIDDDVAVKDSLYTQGRRGVGTTILAEKICGAAAEAGYDLPQIASLCRRINLNGRSMGIALTSCTVPANGTPTFALSDREIELGIGIHGEPGTERTAIKSVDEITEILTRSLIEDAAYSRTLREWDEDKGKWVDVELINLPFAKGDRLLAFVNSMGGTPISELYIVYRKLAQICEQQGLQIVRNLIGPYITSLEMQGCSITLLKLDDEMIRLWDAPVKTPSWCWGIS, from the coding sequence ATGAAAAAGCTGATCAATAAGCCAGAAGACTTTGTGCGGGAAAGTCTAGAAGGTATGGCGGCGGCTCATTCCGATTTAATTAAACTGAACTACGATCCCGCATTTGTCTATCGAGCCGATGCACCGATAAAGGGTAAAGTAGCAATTATTTCTGGTGGTGGCAGTGGACATGAACCCATGCACGCTGGCTTCGTAGGCAAAGGAATGCTTGATGCAGCTTGTCCTGGTGAGGTTTTCACTTCCCCTACTCCCGACCAAATGCTAGAAGCAGCCAAACGAGTAGATGGAGGCTCTGGTATTCTTTATATCGTCAAAAATTACAGTGGCGATGTCATGAACTTTGAGATGGCAACGGAGTTAGCCCGTGCTGAGGGCATTCGATCGCTAAATATTTTAATTGATGACGACGTAGCAGTTAAGGATAGCCTCTATACTCAAGGGCGGCGGGGTGTAGGAACAACAATCCTAGCGGAAAAAATTTGTGGCGCGGCGGCTGAGGCTGGGTATGATTTGCCACAAATAGCAAGTTTATGTCGCCGAATAAATCTGAATGGGCGGAGTATGGGAATTGCTCTAACATCTTGTACAGTACCAGCTAATGGAACGCCGACATTTGCATTGAGCGATCGCGAAATCGAATTAGGTATCGGTATCCACGGTGAGCCAGGAACAGAACGCACAGCCATTAAATCAGTAGACGAGATTACTGAAATTTTAACGCGATCGCTAATTGAAGATGCAGCATACAGCCGCACACTGCGCGAGTGGGATGAAGACAAAGGAAAATGGGTAGATGTAGAACTAATAAATCTCCCATTTGCCAAAGGCGATCGCTTATTAGCTTTTGTCAATAGTATGGGTGGAACCCCAATTTCTGAACTGTATATTGTTTACCGCAAACTTGCCCAAATTTGCGAACAGCAAGGATTGCAAATTGTGCGAAACTTAATTGGCCCTTATATCACATCTTTAGAAATGCAAGGTTGCTCCATCACCCTGCTGAAATTAGATGATGAAATGATCCGGTTATGGGATGCACCAGTCAAAACACCAAGTTGGTGCTGGGGAATTTCATAA